In Primulina huaijiensis isolate GDHJ02 chromosome 4, ASM1229523v2, whole genome shotgun sequence, a genomic segment contains:
- the LOC140975811 gene encoding threonine synthase, chloroplastic-like, which yields MAAAPPIFRSSLLYPQPLPHHSSAISPEIRLTQVIRATATSSASAAVPPPPSSSNHLKGRRSADENIRDEARRHTSSHSFSAKYVPFNAEPTSSEFYSLDEIVYRSRSGGLLDVQQDMEALKKFDGEYWRTLFDSRVGKTTWPYGSGVWSKKEWVLPEIDSDDIVSAFEGNSNLFWAERFGKQFLGMNDLWVKHCGISHTGSFKDLGMTVLVSQVNRLRKMNRPLVGVGCASTGDTSAALSAYCAAAGIPSIVFLPANRISLAQLVQPIANGAFVLSIDTDFDGCMHLIREITAELPIYLANSLNSLRLEGQKTAAIEILQQFDWQVPDWVIVPGGNLGNIYAFYKGFRMCKEMGLVDRIPRLVCAQAASANPLYLHYKSGWKDFKAVKAGTTFASAIQIGDPVSIDRAVYALRNSNGIVEEATEEELMDAMAQADSTGMFICPHTGVALTALIKLRNSGIIAPTDRTVVVSTAHGLKFTQSKVDYHSNEIKEMACRYANPPVQVKADFGVVMDVLKKYLLNKDSKVH from the coding sequence ATGGCGGCGGCGCCTCCCATCTTCAGATCCTCCTTGCTCTACCCACAGCCGCTTCCCCACCACTCATCCGCCATCTCTCCGGAAATTCGTCTCacccaggtcatcagagccacTGCCACGTCCTCCGCCTCCGCCGCTGTGCCCCCACCACCATCTTCATCCAACCACCTCAAGGGCCGCCGCTCGGCAGATGAGAACATTCGCGACGAGGCCCGACGCCACACGTCATCCCATAGCTTCTCCGCCAAGTACGTCCCCTTCAACGCCGAACCCACATCCAGTGAATTCTATTCACTCGACGAGATCGTCTACAGAAGTCGATCTGGCGGCCTGCTCGACGTTCAGCAGGATATGGAGGCGTTGAAGAAATTTGACGGCGAGTATTGGCGTACGTTATTTGATTCACGCGTGGGCAAGACGACGTGGCCTTACGGGTCCGGAGTATGGTCTAAGAAAGAATGGGTTTTACCCGAGATCGATAGTGATGATATTGTTAGTGCATTTGAGGGGAACTCGAATCTGTTTTGGGCTGAGCGTTTCGGTAAGCAGTTTCTAGGCATGAATGATTTGTGGGTGAAACATTGTGGTATCAGCCACACTGGTAGTTTTAAGGATTTGGGCATGACTGTTTTGGTGAGTCAAGTGAATCGGTTGCGAAAAATGAACCGGCCATTGGTGGGTGTTGGTTGTGCGTCAACTGGTGATACATCTGCTGCTTTATCAGCTTATTGCGCTGCGGCTGGGATTCCATCCATCGTGTTTTTGCCTGCAAACAGGATTTCTCTTGCTCAGCTGGTTCAGCCAATTGCTAATGGAGCTTTCGTGCTCAGTATTGATACGGATTTTGATGGCTGTATGCATTTGATAAGGGAAATTACGGCGGAGCTGCCTATATATTTGGCAAATTCACTGAACAGTTTGAGATTAGAAGGCCAAAAAACTGCAGCTATAGAGATTTTGCAACAGTTTGATTGGCAAGTTCCTGATTGGGTGATTGTTCCTGGTGGAAATCTTGGTAATATATATGCATTTTACAAAGGGTTCCGAATGTGCAAAGAAATGGGGCTGGTTGATAGGATCCCAAGGCTTGTTTGTGCTCAGGCAGCGAGTGCCAATCCTCTATACTTGCATTACAAATCTGGCTGGAAGGACTTTAAGGCTGTCAAGGCGGGAACAACTTTTGCGTCAGCTATCCAGATTGGCGATCCGGTTTCTATTGATAGAGCGGTGTATGCACTGAGGAATTCAAATGGGATTGTGGAGGAAGCAACAGAGGAGGAGTTGATGGATGCTATGGCGCAGGCCGACTCGACTGGGATGTTCATATGCCCGCACACTGGTGTGGCATTGACTgcattaataaaattgaggaatagcGGGATTATTGCACCAACAGACAGGACCGTGGTGGTGAGTACTGCTCATGGATTGAAGTTTACACAGTCCAAGGTTGATTACCATTCTAATGAGATCAAAGAAATGGCTTGCCGGTATGCAAATCCTCCTGTGCAAGTTAAGGCGGATTTTGGGGTGGTTATGGATGTTCTGAAGAAGTATTTGCTCAACAAAGATTCCAAAGTGCATTGA
- the LOC140974840 gene encoding mitochondrial import inner membrane translocase subunit TIM23-1-like, protein MARQDDDSARRLYNPYQNLHPEYLFQEESIAQRRSWGENLTYYTGIGYLAGSSAGAARGFVSGVKSIEQTDTTKLKINRILNGSGHTGRQVGNRCGVIGLMYAALESGMVAIRGEDDIINSVVAGLGTGALYKAAAGPRSAAVAGAIGGVIVGIAVAGKQALKRYVPI, encoded by the coding sequence ATGGCTCGACAAGACGACGATTCAGCTCGCCGGCTATACAACCCATACCAAAATTTACACCCAGAATACCTTTTCCAAGAAGAGTCGATCGCGCAACGCCGCTCCTGGGGTGAGAATCTCACTTATTATACCGGTATCGGCTACCTTGCCGGCTCCTCCGCCGGTGCTGCTAGGGGTTTTGTCTCCGGGGTGAAGTCAATCGAGCAAACTGATACGACGAAGCTGAAAATCAATCGGATTTTAAACGGATCTGGTCATACGGGTCGACAGGTCGGGAATCGGTGCGGGGTCATTGGGCTCATGTACGCCGCTCTTGAGAGTGGAATGGTGGCTATCAGGGGCGAGGATGACATCATCAACAGCGTCGTGGCTGGGTTGGGAACTGGAGCACTTTACAAGGCAGCGGCAGGACCGAGGTCTGCCGCGGTGGCGGGGGCCATTGGCGGCGTGATTGTGGGGATTGCTGTCGCGGGGAAGCAGGCGTTGAAGCGATATGTGCCCatttga